A stretch of Vigna angularis cultivar LongXiaoDou No.4 chromosome 4, ASM1680809v1, whole genome shotgun sequence DNA encodes these proteins:
- the LOC108329987 gene encoding squamosa promoter-binding-like protein 13A isoform X3: MEEHNRFGVYRMEGEFSVDLKLGHVGNSGTESALSKFKDVAAGAGVSKVASSPSGSSKRARAINSTTLTVSCLVDGCNSDLSNCRDYHRRHKVCELHSKSPEVTIGGLKQRFCQQCSRFHSLEQFDERKRSCRKRLDGHNRRRRKPQPEPHTRPGSFLSNYQDFSGTQLLPFSNPHVYPSTAMMSTPWSGGLVTSAADARLHNQHHHQELFLGSSHKEGKQVAFLHGNHSNQSLPFPSPSVCHTLLRSSPLSESCGARSKMFCESLTTTNSVHDTPCALSLLSSSQTHTPGNGLNQMVQAPSMSLMQPLGLSLQDNTNLESVERVLVPNGSDHCSSMYSLGSDGSHCNEAPQLFPFQWE; this comes from the exons ATGGAGGAGCATAACAGATTTGGAGTTTATAGAATGGAGGGGGAGTTTTCTGTGGACTTGAAGCTTGGTCATGTGGGGAATTCTGGCACTGAATCAGCATTATCCAAGTTCAAAGATGTTGCTGCTGGTGCTGGAGTCTCCAAAGTGGCTTCCTCACCTTCAGGGTCTTCTAAGAGAGCTAGAGCCATTAACAGCACAACCCTGACTGTGTCATGCCTTGTGGACGGGTGCAATTCTGATCTTAGCAATTGTAGAGATTATCATAGGCGACACAAGGTGTGTGAGCTCCATTCCAAGTCCCCAGAGGTCACAATCGGTGGCCTCAAGCAAAGGTTCTGCCAACAATGTAGCAG GTTCCATTCGCTGGAGCAATTtgatgagagaaaaagaagctGCAGAAAGCGTTTAGATGGACACAACAGACGGAGAAGAAAGCCTCAGCCAGAACCTCACACCCGACCTGGTAGTTTTTTATCGAATTACCAAG ATTTTTCAGGTACTCAGTTGCTACCATTCTCAAATCCACACGTGTATCCTTCCACTGCCATGATGAGCACCCCTTGGAGTGGAGGGCTTGTGACTTCCGCTGCAGATGCGAGGTTGCACAACCAGCACCACCATCAAGAGCTTTTTCTAGGATCTTCTCACAAAGAAGGGAAGCAAGTGGCATTCCTACACGGTAACCATAGCAACCAAAGCCTTCCCTTTCCGTCTCCTTCTGTGTGCCACACGCTTCTCAGGAGCAGCCCTTTATCAGAAAGTTGTGGAGCGAGAAGCAAAATGTTCTGTGAAAGCTTAACAACAACAAATTCGGTGCATGACACTCCTTGTGCTCTCTCTCTTCTGTCATCATCACAGACGCACACACCTGGGAATGGTTTGAATCAAATGGTGCAGGCACCGTCGATGTCCCTGATGCAGCCCTTAGGCCTGAGTCTGCAGGATAACACCAACTTAGAGTCTGTGGAGCGAGTTTTGGTTCCCAATGGCAGTGACCACTGTTCCTCCATGTATAGCTTGGGTTCTGATGGATCCCACTGCAATGAAGCCCCTCAACTGTTTCCCTTTCAATGGGAATAG
- the LOC108329987 gene encoding squamosa promoter-binding-like protein 13A isoform X1 produces MDWNLKAPSWDLVDVDKASIPNIDSMEEHNRFGVYRMEGEFSVDLKLGHVGNSGTESALSKFKDVAAGAGVSKVASSPSGSSKRARAINSTTLTVSCLVDGCNSDLSNCRDYHRRHKVCELHSKSPEVTIGGLKQRFCQQCSRFHSLEQFDERKRSCRKRLDGHNRRRRKPQPEPHTRPGSFLSNYQDFSGTQLLPFSNPHVYPSTAMMSTPWSGGLVTSAADARLHNQHHHQELFLGSSHKEGKQVAFLHGNHSNQSLPFPSPSVCHTLLRSSPLSESCGARSKMFCESLTTTNSVHDTPCALSLLSSSQTHTPGNGLNQMVQAPSMSLMQPLGLSLQDNTNLESVERVLVPNGSDHCSSMYSLGSDGSHCNEAPQLFPFQWE; encoded by the exons ATGGACTGGAATTTGAAAGCACCTTCTTGGGATTTGGTGGATGTGGATAAGGCTTCCATACCCAACATAGACTCAATGGAGGAGCATAACAGATTTGGAGTTTATAGAATGGAGGGGGAGTTTTCTGTGGACTTGAAGCTTGGTCATGTGGGGAATTCTGGCACTGAATCAGCATTATCCAAGTTCAAAGATGTTGCTGCTGGTGCTGGAGTCTCCAAAGTGGCTTCCTCACCTTCAGGGTCTTCTAAGAGAGCTAGAGCCATTAACAGCACAACCCTGACTGTGTCATGCCTTGTGGACGGGTGCAATTCTGATCTTAGCAATTGTAGAGATTATCATAGGCGACACAAGGTGTGTGAGCTCCATTCCAAGTCCCCAGAGGTCACAATCGGTGGCCTCAAGCAAAGGTTCTGCCAACAATGTAGCAG GTTCCATTCGCTGGAGCAATTtgatgagagaaaaagaagctGCAGAAAGCGTTTAGATGGACACAACAGACGGAGAAGAAAGCCTCAGCCAGAACCTCACACCCGACCTGGTAGTTTTTTATCGAATTACCAAG ATTTTTCAGGTACTCAGTTGCTACCATTCTCAAATCCACACGTGTATCCTTCCACTGCCATGATGAGCACCCCTTGGAGTGGAGGGCTTGTGACTTCCGCTGCAGATGCGAGGTTGCACAACCAGCACCACCATCAAGAGCTTTTTCTAGGATCTTCTCACAAAGAAGGGAAGCAAGTGGCATTCCTACACGGTAACCATAGCAACCAAAGCCTTCCCTTTCCGTCTCCTTCTGTGTGCCACACGCTTCTCAGGAGCAGCCCTTTATCAGAAAGTTGTGGAGCGAGAAGCAAAATGTTCTGTGAAAGCTTAACAACAACAAATTCGGTGCATGACACTCCTTGTGCTCTCTCTCTTCTGTCATCATCACAGACGCACACACCTGGGAATGGTTTGAATCAAATGGTGCAGGCACCGTCGATGTCCCTGATGCAGCCCTTAGGCCTGAGTCTGCAGGATAACACCAACTTAGAGTCTGTGGAGCGAGTTTTGGTTCCCAATGGCAGTGACCACTGTTCCTCCATGTATAGCTTGGGTTCTGATGGATCCCACTGCAATGAAGCCCCTCAACTGTTTCCCTTTCAATGGGAATAG
- the LOC108329987 gene encoding squamosa promoter-binding-like protein 13A isoform X2: MDWNLKAPSWDLVDVDKASIPNIDSMEEHNRFGVYRMEGEFSVDLKLGHVGNSGTESALSKFKDVAAGAGVSKVASSPSGSSKRARAINSTTLTVSCLVDGCNSDLSNCRDYHRRHKVCELHSKSPEVTIGGLKQRFCQQCSRFHSLEQFDERKRSCRKRLDGHNRRRRKPQPEPHTRPGSFLSNYQGTQLLPFSNPHVYPSTAMMSTPWSGGLVTSAADARLHNQHHHQELFLGSSHKEGKQVAFLHGNHSNQSLPFPSPSVCHTLLRSSPLSESCGARSKMFCESLTTTNSVHDTPCALSLLSSSQTHTPGNGLNQMVQAPSMSLMQPLGLSLQDNTNLESVERVLVPNGSDHCSSMYSLGSDGSHCNEAPQLFPFQWE, encoded by the exons ATGGACTGGAATTTGAAAGCACCTTCTTGGGATTTGGTGGATGTGGATAAGGCTTCCATACCCAACATAGACTCAATGGAGGAGCATAACAGATTTGGAGTTTATAGAATGGAGGGGGAGTTTTCTGTGGACTTGAAGCTTGGTCATGTGGGGAATTCTGGCACTGAATCAGCATTATCCAAGTTCAAAGATGTTGCTGCTGGTGCTGGAGTCTCCAAAGTGGCTTCCTCACCTTCAGGGTCTTCTAAGAGAGCTAGAGCCATTAACAGCACAACCCTGACTGTGTCATGCCTTGTGGACGGGTGCAATTCTGATCTTAGCAATTGTAGAGATTATCATAGGCGACACAAGGTGTGTGAGCTCCATTCCAAGTCCCCAGAGGTCACAATCGGTGGCCTCAAGCAAAGGTTCTGCCAACAATGTAGCAG GTTCCATTCGCTGGAGCAATTtgatgagagaaaaagaagctGCAGAAAGCGTTTAGATGGACACAACAGACGGAGAAGAAAGCCTCAGCCAGAACCTCACACCCGACCTGGTAGTTTTTTATCGAATTACCAAG GTACTCAGTTGCTACCATTCTCAAATCCACACGTGTATCCTTCCACTGCCATGATGAGCACCCCTTGGAGTGGAGGGCTTGTGACTTCCGCTGCAGATGCGAGGTTGCACAACCAGCACCACCATCAAGAGCTTTTTCTAGGATCTTCTCACAAAGAAGGGAAGCAAGTGGCATTCCTACACGGTAACCATAGCAACCAAAGCCTTCCCTTTCCGTCTCCTTCTGTGTGCCACACGCTTCTCAGGAGCAGCCCTTTATCAGAAAGTTGTGGAGCGAGAAGCAAAATGTTCTGTGAAAGCTTAACAACAACAAATTCGGTGCATGACACTCCTTGTGCTCTCTCTCTTCTGTCATCATCACAGACGCACACACCTGGGAATGGTTTGAATCAAATGGTGCAGGCACCGTCGATGTCCCTGATGCAGCCCTTAGGCCTGAGTCTGCAGGATAACACCAACTTAGAGTCTGTGGAGCGAGTTTTGGTTCCCAATGGCAGTGACCACTGTTCCTCCATGTATAGCTTGGGTTCTGATGGATCCCACTGCAATGAAGCCCCTCAACTGTTTCCCTTTCAATGGGAATAG